In Helicobacter colisuis, the DNA window TAATATTAATACATTGGATTTTCATAAAGTATTCCTAAAGAATGAAAGATAGTAAGTGGTGGGTCCTATAGGACTTGAACCTATGACCAATCGGTTATGAGCCGAGTGCTCTAACCATCTGAGCTAAGGACCCTTCTTTAAAAAATTTTTGGAAGCGTAATTATATACAAAATTATTCTTAAAAGCAAGTAAATGTTCTAAAAGCCCAAAAAGTATCATAAAAGTAATAAAACTACTCCCACCATAACTAAAAAGCGGTAATGGAATACCCACAACTGGCGCCAAGCCAATTGTCATTGCTATATTTACACCCGAATAAATAAAAACAAGCAGACCTGCACAATAAGCAATAACTCTTAAAAAATAATCCTTAACATCAATGCTCCCCATACTAAAAATATGAAAAATAAGAAACGCATACAAAATAAACAATCCTATAATTCCAACAAATCCAAAGCGCTCTGCAAAATAAGGAAAAATAAAATCACTTGTAGCAATAGGTAAAAAACGATAAATCGTCTGCGTGGCTTCTTCCTTTTCTTTGCCATCAAGCCCACCTGCCCCAACTGCGATAATAGATTGTCTTACCTGATAATCTGGTTCTTTAGAGATAAAATCTTCAATACGCTTTTTTTGATAATCGTGCAAATTTGCGTATAAAATAGGCGAAAGCAAACACATCCCAACAAGCAAAGTAAGCCATATTTTATAATTCACTCCAATCAAAAACAAAACTCCAAAACCCATAATCAAAAGCACAAGTGCAGTCCCCAAATCTGGCTGTTTTAAAATCAACACAAAAGGCAATAAAATATAACAAGAAAACTTAAGAAAACTAAAAATCCTATAACCATCTCCCTTGGGGGGATTCTTCGCAATTAAATGCGCTAACATCAAAATCAAAGCAGGTTTCATTGTCTCAGAGGGCTGAAAAGTAAAATGCACAAAAGGAATCTCAAGCCACCTTTGCGCACCAAGTCGCACATCACCAAAAAAATCTACCGCTACAAGCAAAACAATATTAACCCAATAAAATATCACAATCGCCCACGACATACGCTTAATAGGCAATAAAAAAGTTACTGCAAATACCAAAA includes these proteins:
- a CDS encoding FtsW/RodA/SpoVE family cell cycle protein; this encodes MRFNRNILSSFDFTLPLLVIPLVMLSWFLINENNAFLGDKVLVYVFIGVLVFAVTFLLPIKRMSWAIVIFYWVNIVLLVAVDFFGDVRLGAQRWLEIPFVHFTFQPSETMKPALILMLAHLIAKNPPKGDGYRIFSFLKFSCYILLPFVLILKQPDLGTALVLLIMGFGVLFLIGVNYKIWLTLLVGMCLLSPILYANLHDYQKKRIEDFISKEPDYQVRQSIIAVGAGGLDGKEKEEATQTIYRFLPIATSDFIFPYFAERFGFVGIIGLFILYAFLIFHIFSMGSIDVKDYFLRVIAYCAGLLVFIYSGVNIAMTIGLAPVVGIPLPLFSYGGSSFITFMILFGLLEHLLAFKNNFVYNYASKNFLKKGP